One stretch of Juglans microcarpa x Juglans regia isolate MS1-56 chromosome 3D, Jm3101_v1.0, whole genome shotgun sequence DNA includes these proteins:
- the LOC121256105 gene encoding auxin response factor 2A-like isoform X5 — protein MLMNACPHWTCPSNLQLRSWLPRICMEMNGVFVIFFEVNQGGIFFRVVGVFSSAPKSLLPGMLLFFSDPFALRGETGELRVGVRRAKRHASNIPSSVISSQSMHIGVLATAWHAVKTGTMFTVYYKPRTSPAEFIVPFDKYMDSVKNNCTIGLRFKMRFEGEEAPEQRFSGTVIGAEDADPARWSGSKWRCLKVRWDETSPLHHPERVSPWNIEVALSPTLNAHTVCRPKRPRGNMAPSSTDPFFPTREGLPKTTIDLSPEKGFLNTLQGQAKSTMGGIFSESNDSETAQNPTLWTQTQNKNQTDSSFAPRVGRDDCVPKLMNELSNRNSMSGSWTPNGFSWPFIDQNADNADWMKKHVLYQDQRSNFLAGSQSMMHPSFNMMECSMKLPVAAAKQHPGNNLLPLLPPTSIPDSPYPTLMKPQTLFLQKEVKSKGVGSCRLFGISLTNSYLATEPAPPLANFTSQDGQIASSSDQLQGLVSGLLPQKAECPKSAGIVRDDEQRNPLQALKTRSRTIQARPDSSSTRNRIKVYKQGVAVGQSVDLTKFDGYSELIAELDRMFEFNGELIAPKKWLVVFTDNEGDMMLVGDDPWREFCSMVREIFIYTREEVQKMRPQPLNPRVNEISPVSGQNMGPNKVND, from the exons ATGCTGATGAATGCCTGCCCTCACTG GACATGTCCAAGCAACCTCCAACTCAGGAGTTGGTTACCAAGGATTTGCATGGAAATGAATGGCGTTTTCGTCATATTTTTCGAG GTCAACCAAGGAGGCATCTTCTTCAGAGTGGTTGGAGTCTTTTCGTCAGCTCCAAAAAGCTTGTTGCCGGGgatgcttttatttttctcag ATCCTTTTGCTCTCAGAGGTGAAACCGGGGAACTTCGCGTTGGCGTAAGAAGAGCTAAAAGGCATGCAAGTAATATTCCATCTTCTGTCATATCTAGTCAGAGTATGCATATCGGTGTCCTGGCAACAGCATGGCACGCCGTTAAAACGGGTACAATGTTCACTGTCTACTACAAGCCAAG gACCAGCCCTGCTGAGTTTATTGTTCCCTTTGATAAATATATGGACTCCGTCAAGAACAACTGCACCATAGGGTTGAGGTTCAAGATGAGGTTTGAAGGTGAAGAAGCTCCAGAACAAAg ATTTTCAGGCACTGTGATTGGAGCTGAGGATGCTGATCCTGCAAGGTGGTCTGGATCAAAGTGGAGATGCCTGAAG GTTCGATGGGATGAAACTTCTCCGCTTCATCATCCAGAGAGAGTTTCCCCTTGGAATATAGAAGTTGCTCTCTCACCTACTCTCAATGCCCATACAGTGTGCCGTCCAAAGAGGCCTCGTGGGAACATGGCACCATCATCTACTGATCCATTTTTCCCTACAAGAGAAG GTTTGCCTAAAACTACTATAGACCTTTCACCAGAAAAAGGGTTTTTAAATACTCTGCAAGGTCAAGCAAAATCAACCATGGGAGGTATATTTTCTGAGAGTAATGATTCAGAAACTGCTCAAAACCCCACTTTATGGACTCAGACACAGAATAAGAACCAAACTGATTCTAGTTTTGCTCCAAGAGTGGGACGAGATGACTGTGTTCCTAAATTGATGAATGAACTGAGCAATAGGAATTCAATGTCAGGTTCTTGGACCCCCAACGGATTCAGTTGGCCCTTTATTGATCAAAATGCTGACAATGCTGATTGGATGAAGAAGCATGTTTTATATCAGGATCAAAGATCTAACTTCCTCGCAGGTTCCCAATCCATGATGCATCCCTCATTTAATATGATGGAATGCAGCATGAAACTTCCTGTGGCAGCAGCTAAGCAGCATCCTGGAAACAATTTGTTACCTCTGTTGCCCCCGACAAGTATCCCAGATTCTCCGTATCCTACATTGATGAAACCACAGACACTGTTTTTGCAAAAAGAAGTGAAATCTAAAGGAGTTGGCAGTTGCAGGCTGTTTGGTATATCCCTCACTAATAGTTATTTGGCCACAGAACCAGCACCGCCACTGGCAAATTTTACAAGTCAAGATGGGCAAATTGCTTCTTCATCAGATCAGTTGCAAGGCTTGGTGTCTGGCCTACTGCCTCAGAAAGCGGAGTGTCCAAAGTCTGCAGGAATAGTTAGAGATGATGAACAGAGGAATCCCCTTCAAGCCTTAAAGACACGTTCTAGGACCATCCAGGCAAGGCCGGATAGCAGTTCAACCAGAAATCGCATTAAG GTCTACAAGCAGGGGGTTGCTGTTGGGCAGTCTGTGGACCTTACCAAATTTGATGGCTACAGTGAACTGATAGCAGAGTTGGATCGTATGTTTGAGTTTAATGGTGAATTAATTGCTCCCAAGAAGTGGCTGGTGGTTTTTACTGATAACGAGGGTGATATGATGCTTGTTGGAGATGATCCCTGGCG AGAATTCTGTAGCATGGTCCGTGAGATCTTTATCTATACTCGAGAGGAGGTACAGAAGATGCGTCCACAGCCCTTGAATCCAAGAGTCAATGAAATCTCACCAGTTTCTGGTCAAAACATGGGTCCAAATAAGGTGAATGATTGA